The genomic segment ATCGAGGTGTGTTTGGAAAAGTTTTTCATCATAGGTATGGTAGAAAAGTCTGAATGCTTCGCCATCAAAATCAAGATGTGCTCTTTTCTTGTTATATCGTACCAGTGTCAGAGGATAGACTTCCCCCATGAAATAAACCTCTAAGTCACTGGAAAAGTCTAAGGGTTTCCCTTTCTTCTGCTGTATCTTCTCTCTAGCATTGTTGATCCAGGAGGATTTTTTGAGCAGGAGTTGTTCTATTTTTTGTTGTGTGACTTTAGGCGATTTGATCACGAGGTTCCCCTCGTTATCAAAGCTAAGATAAATATGTTTCAGTTTAGGGTTAATGATATGTGTATATTGCGGTAAAAGACTCATATTATAAGATCAATTAACGATTTTATCTTGACGATAGATTACCCTTCTATTTATAGAACCGTCTTTATTATACGTTTGGGCCGGCCCCTCTTTTACACCATTCACATAGGTGTACGATACCATTACGTCACCATTTGGATAGTAGGCTTCATACAAACCGTCTTTTTTCCCATTGATATAGTTGACTTTCGAAAGTACACGACCTTTTGTATCATACCCTGTTGCAAGGCCATGTGGTACACCACTACGTATATGTACAACGGCAAGTACATTACCATCATATCCATACTCTTTACGGATACCATTTTGACCCGTGTCATCATCCATAATAAATTCAGAGCGTATCTGACCACCCGTATAGTATTCTTTTTTCACTTTTCCCCCTGAAAGGCTAGGTCCCTGACAGCCATTTAAGAGAAGAAGTGAAAAAATAGTAAGAAAGAAAGATAACTTTTTCATGGAAAACCTTGATATATAAAATGTAGTGCTATGAGTATACTATAAATTGCCTTTTTTTGCTTTTTAGCCAAAGAGTATTTTGTGTGAGGGAAAGGGTTTCTGAAGATTATTTGTACTTTTTTA from the Sulfurovum xiamenensis genome contains:
- a CDS encoding M48 family metallopeptidase, with product MSLLPQYTHIINPKLKHIYLSFDNEGNLVIKSPKVTQQKIEQLLLKKSSWINNAREKIQQKKGKPLDFSSDLEVYFMGEVYPLTLVRYNKKRAHLDFDGEAFRLFYHTYDEKLFQTHLDRFYKTEAQKHIIPHVEFWAKKMCLSPADIRFRKTKRQWGSCSGKNILSFNTMMMKLPHDVIQYIIVHELAHIKHKHHQKTFWQLVEHYVPDYRAQVTELKNYMT
- a CDS encoding toxin-antitoxin system YwqK family antitoxin — its product is MKKEYYTGGQIRSEFIMDDDTGQNGIRKEYGYDGNVLAVVHIRSGVPHGLATGYDTKGRVLSKVNYINGKKDGLYEAYYPNGDVMVSYTYVNGVKEGPAQTYNKDGSINRRVIYRQDKIVN